A genomic window from Sphingobacterium spiritivorum includes:
- a CDS encoding M14 family zinc carboxypeptidase, which produces MLIGKDSFSQSLVLSKTQLDKAHMAYKESALKHRRFKHADVQQLILRHQQQHALDVQQIGSSVEQRSIYELRYGTGKKVVMLWSQMHGDEPTATMALFDLFNFLEGKEDDFEGVRTLLREHLSIHFIPMLNPDGAERYTRRNAQKIDLNRDARNTATPEGKLLRARAESLKPQYGFNLHDQNIYYNVPGTQTPVTISLLAPAYNMERDINEVRGNAMKIIVGMEKLLQNYIPGAVAKYDDEHSPRAFGDNFQKWGASTVLIESGAFKGDPEKQEIRKLNFAIILNALVQIAQGSYEQYDIKDYERIPFNASQLHDVVLRNVSTVSAGLPLQVDIAIRRDEITSGDDYYSKGYIEDLGDLKEFYGYDDLDATGLTLSYGQIYPTTFRHYSELTADVIFGLLKQGYSTVIVREQEQQKAIRLPVRIVHQPTEQRHATGLSLGQEATFFLKKDNELKYAIVNGYLIDLSRNLPDAFNGIK; this is translated from the coding sequence ATGCTTATTGGAAAAGATTCGTTTTCTCAGTCACTGGTATTGAGCAAAACGCAATTAGATAAGGCTCACATGGCCTATAAAGAATCTGCTCTTAAACATCGCCGCTTCAAGCATGCCGATGTACAACAACTCATCCTGCGTCATCAGCAGCAACATGCACTGGATGTGCAGCAGATCGGATCATCAGTAGAGCAGCGTAGTATCTATGAACTTCGCTACGGAACCGGTAAAAAGGTCGTGATGCTGTGGTCACAGATGCATGGAGATGAGCCTACGGCGACCATGGCGCTGTTTGATCTTTTTAATTTTCTGGAAGGGAAAGAAGATGATTTTGAAGGAGTGCGGACACTACTACGGGAGCATCTTTCTATTCACTTTATTCCTATGCTCAATCCGGACGGAGCAGAACGTTATACCCGACGCAATGCGCAGAAGATAGACCTCAACCGCGATGCCCGCAATACTGCGACACCGGAAGGAAAGTTGTTGCGTGCACGTGCAGAAAGCCTGAAACCACAATATGGTTTCAATCTGCATGATCAGAATATTTATTATAATGTTCCGGGTACGCAGACACCTGTGACCATTTCTTTACTGGCTCCGGCCTATAATATGGAACGCGATATCAATGAGGTGAGAGGCAATGCAATGAAAATTATTGTTGGGATGGAGAAACTGCTCCAGAACTATATTCCCGGAGCAGTAGCTAAATATGATGATGAACATTCGCCCAGAGCTTTTGGCGATAATTTTCAAAAATGGGGAGCCAGTACAGTCCTGATTGAGTCCGGAGCCTTTAAAGGTGATCCCGAAAAACAGGAAATCCGTAAGCTGAATTTTGCAATTATACTGAATGCCTTGGTGCAGATCGCACAGGGATCTTATGAACAATACGACATAAAAGATTATGAACGTATTCCATTTAATGCGTCACAACTGCACGATGTCGTGCTCCGAAATGTAAGTACAGTGTCAGCTGGATTGCCCCTGCAGGTAGATATTGCAATCCGTCGTGACGAGATTACCTCAGGAGATGATTATTACAGCAAAGGATATATTGAAGATCTGGGTGACCTGAAAGAATTCTACGGATATGACGATCTGGATGCCACGGGGCTGACGCTTTCTTATGGACAGATCTATCCTACAACATTCCGCCACTACAGCGAACTTACAGCTGATGTGATTTTTGGTCTGCTAAAGCAAGGGTATTCCACTGTAATTGTAAGGGAGCAGGAGCAGCAAAAAGCAATTCGGCTGCCGGTCAGAATAGTACATCAGCCTACAGAGCAACGTCATGCAACAGGACTGTCACTCGGTCAGGAAGCTACATTTTTTCTGAAGAAAGATAATGAATTGAAATATGCTATTGTCAACGGATATCTGATTGACCTCAGCCGGAATCTTCCGGATGCTTTTAACGGAATAAAATAG
- a CDS encoding S66 peptidase family protein: MNKRDFIKSITWAAAAVPLTGFARDSEKAAVWVKQGQLLAQKLKKGDTIGLIAPAGVLDDEESISIAREIFQTLGFNVKEGAHIRSRYGQLAGTDEERIADIHTMFGDRQVKAIVCVRGGTGTSRLLDRLDYKLIGHNPKILLGYSDITALLLALYSKTGMIGFHGAVGISTWTNKVARAFESQFLENKLPLFTNPTDKGDHIVQYKERITTLHPGKAEGILLGGNMTVLTGLCGTPYLPDFKDAILFLEEVDEKVERVDRMFCQLKLSGILAVIKGFVFGKCTGCGPSGGYGSLTLQQVMNDYIKPLGIPAYSGAMIGHIADQYILPVGAAVRIDADKGTIELIQPALKD, from the coding sequence ATGAACAAAAGAGATTTTATCAAATCGATTACATGGGCTGCTGCGGCAGTTCCTCTTACTGGATTCGCGCGCGACAGCGAGAAGGCAGCAGTCTGGGTCAAACAAGGGCAACTGTTAGCTCAGAAGTTAAAAAAAGGAGATACAATCGGCCTGATAGCTCCTGCAGGTGTTCTGGACGATGAAGAATCGATCAGTATAGCCAGAGAAATCTTTCAGACACTGGGTTTCAACGTAAAGGAAGGTGCACACATTCGTAGCCGATACGGACAATTGGCCGGTACAGATGAAGAACGCATAGCCGATATTCATACCATGTTTGGAGACCGGCAGGTAAAAGCAATTGTCTGCGTGCGGGGTGGCACAGGTACATCACGGCTTCTGGACCGTCTGGATTATAAGCTGATTGGCCATAATCCTAAGATATTACTAGGTTACAGCGATATTACAGCTTTACTGCTTGCGCTTTACAGCAAGACCGGAATGATCGGTTTCCACGGAGCGGTGGGGATCAGCACCTGGACCAACAAAGTCGCACGGGCATTTGAAAGTCAGTTCCTGGAGAATAAGCTTCCCTTGTTTACCAATCCTACTGATAAGGGCGATCACATCGTTCAGTATAAAGAGCGGATCACGACACTTCATCCGGGGAAAGCAGAAGGCATACTGCTGGGCGGAAATATGACAGTACTTACAGGACTTTGTGGAACACCCTATCTGCCGGACTTTAAAGACGCTATTTTGTTTCTGGAAGAGGTAGATGAAAAAGTAGAACGTGTAGACCGGATGTTCTGTCAGCTGAAACTGTCCGGAATATTAGCTGTAATCAAAGGTTTTGTGTTTGGTAAGTGTACCGGCTGCGGCCCTTCCGGAGGCTATGGTTCACTCACACTGCAACAGGTTATGAACGATTATATCAAGCCCCTGGGGATACCGGCATACAGCGGTGCCATGATCGGTCACATTGCGGATCAGTATATACTGCCTGTCGGGGCAGCAGTCCGGATAGATGCGGATAAAGGCACTATAGAATTAATACAACCTGCTTTGAAAGATTAA
- a CDS encoding dihydroorotase: MSSILIKSAHIVNEGITTVADVYIRNGRIEKIGSELQVKADKEIDATGLHLLPGLIDDQVHFREPGLTHKADIWHESRAAVAGGTTSFMEMPNTVPNTLTQELLQDKYDIAAKNALANYSFFMGAANDNLEEVLRTDPRKVCGIKVFMGSSTGNMLVDNEKALEGIFANAPTLVATHCEDEATIKANLAIFKEQYGEEGLTIQMHPLIRSEEACYLSSSKAVELAKKNNTRLHILHISTGKETALFRNDIPLEQKRITAEACIHHMWFSDQDYAAKGNFIKWNPAVKTASDRDQIVKALLDGHIDVIATDHAPHTIEEKSQPYHTAPSGGPLVQHALQALLDMVSQGRMTLEQLVQKSAHNTAICFQIEDRGFIREGYWADLVLVDLHKPYTVSKSNILSKCGWSPFEGHTFTSTIEHTIVSGQLAYTGGSLIEYGAGQRLLFSR; this comes from the coding sequence ATGTCTTCAATACTTATCAAATCTGCTCATATTGTCAATGAAGGGATAACCACAGTAGCAGATGTTTATATCCGTAACGGACGAATCGAAAAAATAGGAAGCGAACTTCAGGTCAAAGCAGATAAAGAAATAGATGCGACCGGGCTGCATCTTCTTCCGGGACTGATCGATGATCAGGTTCATTTCCGTGAACCCGGTCTGACACACAAAGCCGATATCTGGCATGAAAGCCGTGCAGCCGTAGCGGGAGGAACTACCTCTTTTATGGAAATGCCCAATACAGTTCCCAATACATTGACACAGGAACTGTTGCAGGATAAATATGATATTGCAGCTAAAAATGCCCTGGCGAATTATTCCTTTTTCATGGGAGCTGCCAATGATAATCTGGAGGAAGTCCTCAGGACAGATCCTCGAAAAGTCTGCGGAATCAAGGTTTTTATGGGATCTTCAACAGGAAATATGCTGGTCGATAATGAAAAAGCCCTGGAAGGAATCTTTGCCAACGCTCCTACATTAGTAGCTACGCATTGTGAAGATGAAGCAACAATAAAAGCGAATCTTGCGATTTTCAAAGAACAATATGGCGAGGAAGGATTGACTATACAGATGCATCCGCTTATCCGTTCGGAAGAAGCCTGCTATCTGTCTTCTTCAAAAGCAGTTGAACTGGCTAAGAAAAATAATACCCGTTTGCATATTCTGCACATTTCCACAGGAAAAGAAACAGCACTGTTTCGTAATGATATCCCTTTGGAACAAAAGCGTATCACTGCAGAAGCCTGTATCCACCATATGTGGTTTTCTGATCAGGACTATGCTGCCAAAGGTAATTTTATCAAATGGAATCCGGCAGTCAAGACCGCTTCCGATAGAGATCAGATCGTTAAGGCTTTGTTAGACGGGCATATCGATGTGATCGCTACAGATCATGCCCCGCATACGATCGAAGAAAAATCACAGCCTTATCATACCGCTCCGTCAGGAGGACCTTTAGTGCAGCATGCACTGCAGGCTCTGCTGGATATGGTCAGCCAGGGAAGAATGACGCTGGAACAACTGGTACAGAAATCTGCACATAATACGGCGATCTGTTTTCAGATCGAAGACCGTGGATTTATCCGTGAAGGATACTGGGCCGATCTGGTACTGGTAGATCTCCATAAACCGTATACCGTTTCAAAATCCAATATCCTGTCTAAATGTGGCTGGTCACCGTTTGAAGGACATACTTTTACCTCTACTATCGAACATACGATTGTCTCCGGACAATTGGCTTATACAGGTGGTTCACTTATTGAATACGGAGCAGGACAACGCTTGCTGTTCAGTCGCTAA
- a CDS encoding YARHG domain-containing protein has protein sequence MKNFLLILSILLCFTAYSHANDGAFFARGNQLVPINETDISVRKEILTIRKAGDRQVHITVYYEFENPVQDKRITVGFEAMSPSGDVDGTPKYGFHPYMRDFTVKLNNQNLPYKVAYVYDSLYVNNGKIVSEPLDKIKKEIDNVNEVGFNYVYYFDAPFRKGKNSIQHTYTYDISGSIDYQYYLEYVLTAAKRWANKQIDDFTLIVDMGDVTEFNIHKTFFDKKEDWQVKGWGKTKEVEALPSSVHESDQIRFTIRQGTLVFHKTNFAPAGELYLSAENYFPPGESFDSKTDVLPFAVYAQDRILKAKDETSKKILRNLPFARRGYVFKSKDLRDYYSNIDWYEADPKYIPEPKNLTPEEQKWLKELK, from the coding sequence ATGAAAAATTTCCTATTGATATTATCGATTTTACTGTGCTTCACAGCTTACAGCCATGCTAATGACGGGGCATTCTTTGCAAGAGGAAATCAACTTGTACCGATCAACGAAACGGACATCAGTGTCAGAAAGGAAATCCTGACGATCAGGAAGGCAGGAGACCGACAGGTACATATCACCGTATATTATGAATTTGAAAATCCTGTTCAGGATAAAAGAATTACGGTCGGATTTGAAGCGATGTCTCCATCCGGAGATGTAGACGGTACGCCAAAATATGGTTTCCATCCCTATATGAGAGATTTTACAGTCAAACTGAACAATCAGAATCTTCCGTATAAAGTTGCCTACGTATATGACTCGCTCTACGTCAATAACGGCAAAATTGTATCCGAACCGTTGGATAAAATCAAGAAGGAGATTGATAATGTTAATGAGGTTGGCTTTAACTATGTGTACTACTTTGATGCTCCCTTCAGAAAAGGTAAAAACAGTATCCAGCATACCTACACCTATGACATTTCCGGTTCTATAGATTATCAGTACTATCTGGAATATGTGCTGACAGCAGCCAAGCGATGGGCAAATAAGCAGATCGACGACTTCACGCTGATTGTAGATATGGGAGATGTAACGGAATTCAATATCCATAAGACATTTTTTGACAAAAAGGAAGACTGGCAGGTCAAAGGCTGGGGAAAAACTAAAGAGGTAGAAGCACTTCCATCTTCTGTACATGAGTCGGATCAGATCCGGTTTACTATCCGTCAGGGTACACTGGTTTTTCATAAGACTAATTTTGCTCCTGCTGGTGAGCTTTATCTCTCTGCTGAAAACTACTTTCCTCCGGGAGAATCTTTTGATTCCAAAACAGATGTCCTTCCCTTTGCGGTATATGCACAGGACCGTATTCTAAAGGCAAAGGATGAAACAAGCAAAAAAATATTACGTAATCTTCCGTTTGCAAGACGGGGATATGTTTTTAAGTCCAAAGACTTACGGGATTATTACAGTAATATAGACTGGTATGAAGCGGATCCGAAATATATACCTGAACCTAAGAATTTGACTCCGGAGGAGCAGAAATGGCTGAAGGAATTGAAATAA